In Tolypothrix sp. PCC 7712, a genomic segment contains:
- a CDS encoding DEAD/DEAH box helicase, translating to MMKNSNYLDPIAAVEQPRQDFIRYLLTAYPLRDPHLRYALKYQLEQRGNIWQEPYLEGSQPYQPGKSVAQLVNQGVLHPQMASLFTPSNRPLYEHQEKAVKAVIQKQQNIVVATGTGSGKTECFLLPMLDTLLKEEDNLLIHGVRALILYPMNALVNDQVKRLRKLLCRQDEIRIKFGFYTSRTETKKEKAIEALAAEFSAYESKELKELFAENELRELFTEEELGNLDSIRERLVEEALHKTQQIQCLSREEIWNEPPHILITNYSMLEHMLIRPVERNKIFAASASTFKMLIVDEAHTYNGSTGSEVSMLLERLKVAVGIKKPGHIRCIATSASLGDASVDNQVLEFAEKFFGESFAEVIRGSRRDAVDRLGEPYTLPENFTGEDILGYLSILELPNFDDDLNKWLDQLRGIVPEEQLQIATSQANGDVHKFLWFALKQHPIVHRLINILSRKPQPWEQITQSAELWGVNLPINPDGTINDTDAKIAFARLLQLGTLARENPEYLPLLPVRLHLLFRSLEGIYACINHECSSALSDPNYPEKTLKYGRLYLNEKMTCDDCGSPVLELASCYQCGEAYSLLQWDSKSNKIQPPPKSLQFLRDNPNIYTVTPNTIENVTEEEEDGEEEQENTDKLPATFLISQRHGWIGTPSSEPFTPQVKVKKKSEFRLAWYRQKNNNSNQKDDNLEGSYLQQCAACGAKPLRSEAIRLFIAYTDAPLVAMIDSLFELLPEAEKVREDASKRKLLSFSDGRQDAAFFGSDYQRNHTEILYRQFVWQAFQDVKNHQGITSVNQLINRLKEIFLETSIPHPDRKSEYNYLSYRPDDPNEEKLKNRFDCEPMALARAKELLLWEFAIRFSRRTSLEALALLACHIQIEDERLINSVAERFSISSLEAQIFLTVFTDIIRRNGIVSIERASQYFPEIGGVPGARDSMLDSQGRSQNYLFLEKPPGESKKYKDSLTILPKFKKTGEKSKGQNRLGWYYSIIFSEQLPTQEDFTWLYEILKSSGILVQSQKGYQLNWNLLNLTETQQDWYKCNCCQQIIHVPGLSQLDKSQATLNLFGCPTFKCPGTLQAYTCEKIAQATNENYQQYRIKNNLPLPLRSQEHTAQLGVGELEKRENRFRRGQINMLSCSTTLEMGVDIGELQAVVLRNFPPYVSNYQQRAGRAGRRTDGVAITLMYGQRRPHDRFYFEQPEQLIAGNNQIPKLDAGNLQIQQRHIRAELLAEFLKNKEKGAEQVTIAEFFSLPLEDFCAALNFTPPANATVCELQEWLHSDAANSIAQSWINRLKISGSVIEILNQFIEAISIFQREQLADWNNLVPLLIAIREDINTEKDRTKRKGLEKRRDGIEAELEKISKRRLHDELVQASVLPIYGFPIDVVRLLTGESNEYKSSQGRHRLERDRRLALGEYAPGQDIVVDDRVYESVAILRPNDLEQKYYWVCKNCNNFKASNQEEPVDECSVCGWIPNPPSAAKMKPYKVPKAFTTDWTTEPRVTPHTKPLRQPTSQVFLAKDGENPEAYKSDFYKLIVSQGGTFFLANQGILGKGRGFTKEGFAICQSCGRDLSELVQKQRATNSTKKRGTKQTTNSKLSLPAHKHPITGRDCSGSGFPPIHLGHEFRSDLLKIQFESETKPILLFGGVINYGDDITVSSMSENSSQGTDGMGFWRSLTYALLAAAAQVIDVPRTELDGLFRPLQNRLAEIIIYDNVPGGAGYSKRIAERFADVLKKAWELATSCSCDISCYDCLRTYSNQPFHAELNRHEVAKFLKDLVVKPDPELQNFAPDASKVKVSQIAERLPAICRMAAGVTIIYLPSLVDTFNLNNGSPLLWLKLLTDAVYSVRQRSDVALELILNQLPEVNRAVTESERRNLQVLRKRLQQWIDQDLLRIYQTTNNVLPILCFNSQQQNRIALQLNQSKDNGKWEWFQTRSLEGVDTVFKSLQNLRSQARLVKASDLEDPDNLVIFPEKNWGTLTLSQLQQKLELNRVFSGSTISKIVYQDRYLNGQGATLLVNLLQGYNFDTNSSVTIRVLQNSQVESARERKADLEAALDELEKIGVSTKVNVQPMHQRSYFPHARELEVQRQDGQRYKIIFDKGMDFVEQKTGGVYCVTEPTYVVISRCG from the coding sequence ATGATGAAAAACAGTAACTATCTCGACCCGATTGCAGCAGTTGAGCAACCTCGTCAAGATTTTATTCGTTACTTGCTGACAGCCTATCCGCTACGCGATCCTCATCTACGCTACGCTTTAAAATATCAACTAGAACAGCGAGGAAATATTTGGCAGGAGCCATATTTAGAAGGCTCCCAACCCTATCAACCGGGAAAAAGTGTTGCACAGTTGGTAAATCAGGGTGTTTTGCATCCTCAAATGGCTAGCTTATTTACACCTAGCAATCGTCCGCTTTACGAACATCAAGAAAAAGCAGTTAAAGCAGTTATACAAAAACAACAAAATATCGTTGTCGCTACAGGTACAGGTTCAGGAAAAACAGAATGTTTCCTGTTACCAATGTTAGATACGCTACTCAAGGAAGAAGATAATTTATTAATTCATGGGGTACGAGCTTTAATTTTATATCCCATGAATGCTTTAGTTAATGACCAAGTTAAACGTTTGCGTAAGTTACTTTGTCGTCAAGATGAAATTAGAATTAAATTTGGATTTTATACCAGTCGAACTGAAACGAAAAAAGAAAAAGCTATCGAAGCTTTAGCAGCAGAATTTTCTGCTTATGAATCTAAGGAACTTAAAGAGTTATTTGCTGAAAATGAACTTAGAGAGTTATTCACCGAAGAGGAACTAGGAAATTTAGACAGTATTCGTGAAAGATTAGTTGAAGAAGCACTGCATAAAACACAACAAATTCAATGCCTTTCCCGCGAGGAAATCTGGAATGAGCCGCCACACATCTTAATTACAAACTACTCCATGCTGGAGCATATGTTAATTCGTCCTGTCGAGCGAAATAAAATTTTCGCTGCTTCAGCATCAACTTTCAAAATGTTAATTGTGGATGAAGCTCATACTTATAATGGCTCTACTGGTAGCGAAGTTTCTATGCTTCTTGAGCGCTTGAAAGTTGCAGTAGGTATTAAGAAGCCAGGACATATCCGCTGCATTGCAACTAGTGCTAGCTTAGGGGATGCTTCAGTTGATAACCAAGTATTGGAATTTGCAGAAAAATTTTTCGGTGAATCTTTTGCAGAGGTAATTAGAGGTAGTCGCCGCGATGCTGTAGATAGATTAGGCGAACCTTATACATTACCAGAAAATTTTACTGGTGAAGATATTTTAGGATATTTAAGTATTTTAGAATTACCTAACTTTGATGATGATTTAAATAAATGGCTAGACCAGCTTCGTGGGATTGTACCAGAAGAACAATTACAAATAGCAACTTCCCAAGCTAATGGAGATGTTCACAAATTTCTCTGGTTTGCACTGAAGCAACATCCAATAGTACATCGCTTAATTAATATTCTTAGCCGCAAGCCTCAACCTTGGGAACAAATTACACAATCAGCAGAACTTTGGGGAGTAAATTTACCCATCAATCCAGATGGAACTATTAATGATACTGATGCCAAAATCGCTTTTGCTCGTTTGCTGCAATTAGGTACTTTAGCGCGAGAAAATCCTGAATATTTACCTTTACTGCCAGTTAGACTCCATCTTCTGTTTCGGAGTTTAGAAGGAATTTATGCTTGTATAAATCATGAATGCTCTAGTGCACTCTCTGACCCAAATTATCCAGAAAAAACACTTAAATACGGTCGTCTTTACCTCAACGAAAAGATGACTTGTGATGATTGTGGCTCTCCTGTATTAGAGTTAGCTAGTTGTTATCAATGCGGTGAAGCTTATTCTTTATTGCAGTGGGATAGTAAATCAAATAAAATACAACCTCCTCCCAAAAGCCTGCAATTTTTAAGAGATAACCCTAATATTTATACCGTCACTCCTAACACGATAGAGAACGTTACAGAAGAAGAGGAAGATGGCGAAGAGGAACAAGAAAATACAGATAAATTACCAGCTACTTTTCTAATTAGCCAGCGTCATGGCTGGATTGGTACTCCTTCCTCTGAACCTTTTACTCCACAAGTTAAGGTCAAGAAGAAAAGCGAATTTCGTCTAGCATGGTATCGTCAAAAAAATAATAATAGTAATCAAAAAGATGATAATCTAGAAGGCTCTTATTTACAACAATGTGCTGCTTGTGGAGCAAAACCATTACGCTCTGAAGCTATAAGGTTATTTATAGCTTATACTGACGCTCCTTTAGTGGCGATGATTGATAGCCTTTTTGAATTGTTGCCAGAGGCAGAAAAAGTACGAGAAGATGCCTCCAAACGCAAACTTTTAAGTTTCTCTGATGGGCGACAGGATGCTGCATTTTTTGGCTCCGACTATCAACGAAACCACACAGAAATCCTATATAGACAATTTGTTTGGCAAGCATTTCAAGATGTCAAAAATCATCAAGGAATCACATCTGTAAATCAACTTATTAATCGCTTAAAAGAAATATTCTTGGAAACTTCTATCCCTCATCCAGATAGAAAATCTGAGTATAATTATCTCAGCTACAGACCTGACGATCCAAACGAAGAAAAACTCAAAAATAGATTTGACTGCGAACCAATGGCACTGGCTCGTGCTAAAGAGTTATTGCTTTGGGAATTTGCAATTCGTTTTTCGCGACGTACATCATTAGAAGCATTAGCATTATTGGCTTGTCATATTCAAATAGAAGATGAACGTTTAATTAACTCTGTAGCAGAAAGATTTAGCATTTCTTCTCTAGAAGCTCAAATATTTCTCACTGTTTTTACTGACATTATTCGTCGTAATGGCATCGTTAGTATTGAAAGAGCATCTCAATATTTTCCAGAAATTGGAGGGGTTCCGGGTGCTAGAGACTCGATGTTAGACTCTCAAGGACGTTCACAAAATTATTTATTTTTGGAAAAACCGCCTGGAGAATCTAAAAAATACAAAGACTCTCTTACTATCTTGCCAAAATTTAAGAAAACAGGGGAAAAAAGTAAAGGGCAAAACCGCTTAGGCTGGTACTATTCAATTATATTTAGTGAACAATTACCTACACAGGAAGATTTTACTTGGCTGTATGAAATATTAAAATCATCCGGCATACTTGTTCAATCTCAAAAAGGATATCAACTCAACTGGAATCTGCTCAATTTAACAGAAACACAGCAAGACTGGTATAAATGTAATTGTTGCCAACAAATTATCCACGTCCCAGGTTTATCACAATTAGATAAATCTCAAGCTACTCTTAATTTGTTTGGATGTCCAACATTCAAATGTCCTGGTACACTCCAAGCGTATACTTGCGAGAAAATTGCACAGGCAACAAACGAGAATTATCAACAGTATCGTATCAAAAATAATCTACCCTTACCACTGCGATCGCAAGAGCATACCGCGCAATTAGGAGTTGGCGAACTCGAAAAACGTGAAAACCGTTTTCGTCGCGGTCAAATTAATATGCTCAGTTGCTCGACAACTTTGGAAATGGGGGTGGATATTGGCGAACTACAAGCTGTAGTTTTGCGAAACTTTCCACCTTACGTCAGCAACTACCAACAACGCGCAGGACGCGCTGGAAGACGGACGGATGGAGTTGCTATTACTTTAATGTACGGTCAACGTCGCCCCCACGACCGCTTTTATTTTGAACAACCTGAACAATTAATTGCGGGTAATAATCAAATCCCAAAACTGGATGCTGGTAATTTACAAATTCAACAGCGTCATATTCGCGCTGAGTTATTAGCTGAGTTTTTAAAAAATAAAGAAAAAGGAGCAGAGCAAGTAACAATTGCCGAATTCTTTAGTTTACCACTAGAAGATTTTTGTGCTGCTCTTAATTTCACGCCACCAGCAAATGCAACGGTTTGCGAACTACAGGAGTGGTTACATAGCGATGCTGCTAATTCTATTGCTCAATCATGGATAAATCGACTTAAAATTTCAGGTAGTGTAATTGAGATACTTAATCAATTTATTGAAGCTATCTCCATTTTTCAGAGAGAACAGTTAGCAGATTGGAATAATTTAGTTCCGTTACTGATAGCTATTCGAGAAGATATTAATACAGAAAAAGACCGCACAAAACGTAAGGGATTAGAAAAGCGTCGTGACGGCATTGAAGCAGAATTAGAAAAAATATCCAAACGCCGATTGCATGATGAATTAGTACAAGCAAGCGTATTACCTATTTATGGGTTCCCAATAGATGTAGTTCGCTTACTTACTGGGGAAAGTAATGAATATAAATCATCACAAGGAAGACACAGACTTGAGCGCGATCGTCGTCTTGCGTTGGGTGAATATGCTCCCGGTCAAGATATTGTAGTCGATGACAGAGTATATGAAAGTGTTGCTATTCTTAGACCCAATGATTTAGAACAAAAATATTATTGGGTTTGCAAAAATTGTAATAATTTTAAAGCTTCAAATCAAGAAGAACCTGTAGACGAATGTTCTGTATGTGGTTGGATACCTAACCCTCCTTCTGCTGCTAAAATGAAACCTTATAAAGTACCGAAAGCATTTACTACAGATTGGACAACTGAACCAAGAGTCACACCTCATACTAAACCACTACGCCAACCAACATCACAGGTATTTTTAGCCAAGGATGGAGAAAATCCAGAAGCTTATAAATCTGATTTCTACAAATTAATTGTGAGCCAAGGCGGTACATTTTTCTTAGCAAATCAAGGAATTTTGGGGAAAGGTAGAGGCTTTACTAAAGAAGGGTTTGCTATCTGTCAAAGTTGCGGTAGGGACTTGAGCGAGTTAGTACAAAAACAACGTGCCACCAACAGCACAAAAAAACGCGGTACAAAACAGACTACAAACTCGAAATTATCATTACCTGCTCATAAACATCCAATTACAGGTAGAGATTGTTCAGGAAGTGGATTCCCACCTATTCATTTAGGTCATGAATTTCGTAGTGATTTACTAAAAATTCAATTTGAATCTGAAACAAAGCCGATACTACTATTTGGTGGAGTCATTAACTATGGTGATGATATAACAGTTTCTTCTATGTCTGAAAATTCCAGCCAAGGTACTGATGGTATGGGATTTTGGCGCTCATTAACATATGCACTATTGGCTGCTGCGGCTCAAGTAATTGATGTACCTCGCACTGAATTAGACGGTTTATTTAGACCCTTACAAAACAGACTTGCAGAGATAATTATTTATGACAATGTTCCTGGAGGTGCAGGTTATAGCAAACGTATTGCTGAGCGCTTTGCTGATGTCTTAAAAAAAGCTTGGGAACTTGCTACATCTTGTAGTTGTGACATCAGTTGTTACGATTGTCTCAGAACTTACTCCAATCAGCCATTTCATGCAGAATTAAACCGTCATGAAGTAGCAAAATTCCTGAAAGATTTAGTTGTTAAACCAGACCCAGAACTACAAAATTTTGCTCCTGATGCTAGCAAAGTTAAAGTATCTCAAATAGCAGAACGTCTGCCAGCAATTTGTCGAATGGCTGCGGGAGTAACTATTATTTACTTGCCAAGCCTAGTGGATACGTTTAATTTAAATAACGGTTCGCCACTACTTTGGTTAAAGCTATTAACAGACGCAGTTTACTCTGTAAGGCAACGTAGTGATGTAGCATTGGAATTAATTTTAAATCAATTACCAGAAGTAAATCGGGCTGTCACCGAATCAGAAAGGAGAAATTTACAAGTATTGCGAAAACGCTTGCAACAATGGATAGACCAAGATTTGCTACGAATTTACCAAACTACTAATAATGTATTGCCAATTTTATGTTTTAATTCTCAACAACAAAATCGAATCGCCTTACAACTAAATCAATCCAAAGATAACGGAAAGTGGGAGTGGTTTCAGACTAGAAGTTTAGAGGGAGTAGATACTGTTTTTAAATCTCTACAAAACTTGCGCTCTCAAGCTAGACTTGTCAAAGCCAGCGACTTGGAAGACCCTGATAATTTAGTTATCTTTCCAGAGAAAAACTGGGGTACTTTAACATTGTCACAATTACAACAAAAATTAGAATTGAATCGTGTTTTTTCAGGTAGCACAATAAGTAAAATTGTATATCAAGACCGCTACCTAAATGGTCAAGGGGCAACATTATTAGTTAACCTTTTGCAAGGTTATAATTTTGATACCAATTCCTCGGTGACGATTAGAGTTTTACAAAATTCGCAAGTAGAGTCAGCACGAGAGAGAAAAGCTGACTTGGAAGCAGCACTCGATGAACTGGAAAAAATAGGAGTTTCGACAAAGGTTAATGTTCAACCAATGCATCAACGCTCCTATTTTCCTCATGCACGAGAACTAGAAGTGCAACGACAAGACGGACAAAGATACAAAATTATTTTTGATAAAGGAATGGACTTTGTAGAGCAAAAAACAGGGGGCGTATATTGTGTTACAGAACCTACATATGTTGTTATCAGTAGGTGTGGGTAA